A part of Halobaculum sp. MBLA0143 genomic DNA contains:
- the trpG gene encoding anthranilate synthase component II, with the protein MKVAFVDNYDSFTYNIVEYVSDHEPDGEPVETTVLKNAVDLEDVRAADPDGIVISPGPGHPKNDRDVGVTMPVLRELSPEIPTLGVCLGLEAAVYEYGGSVGHAPEPIHGKSYPVSHDGEGVFAGLDQGLRAGRYHSLIATTVPDCFDVTATTDHDGEELVMGVRHREHPIECVQFHPESVLTGAGHDVIENFLGSV; encoded by the coding sequence GTGAAGGTCGCGTTCGTCGACAACTACGACTCGTTCACCTACAACATCGTCGAGTACGTCAGCGACCACGAGCCGGACGGCGAGCCCGTCGAGACGACGGTATTGAAGAACGCCGTCGACCTGGAAGACGTACGGGCGGCCGACCCGGACGGGATCGTCATCAGCCCCGGCCCGGGCCACCCGAAGAACGACCGCGACGTGGGCGTGACGATGCCGGTCCTCCGGGAGCTGTCCCCGGAGATTCCCACACTCGGTGTGTGTCTCGGCTTGGAGGCGGCCGTCTACGAGTACGGCGGCAGCGTCGGCCACGCGCCCGAGCCGATCCACGGGAAGTCGTACCCGGTGTCACACGACGGCGAGGGGGTGTTCGCCGGGCTCGATCAGGGACTGCGCGCAGGCCGCTACCACTCGCTGATCGCCACGACGGTGCCCGACTGCTTCGACGTGACTGCGACGACCGACCACGACGGCGAAGAGCTTGTGATGGGTGTGCGCCACCGCGAGCACCCCATCGAGTGTGTCCAGTTCCACCCGGAGTCCGTGTTGACCGGTGCCGGCCACGACGTGATCGAGAACTTCCTCGGGAGCGTCTGA
- the trpE gene encoding anthranilate synthase component I, producing the protein MADADGPVVTRLAAPVPADVEPLTAYAALSERSDHSFLLESAQKVASSDPDGAFAPSTDDADRHARFSFVGYDPDAVVTVRPEETTVDARGPAAEYVETATGDTLDRVRAALPDVTRVGFPDHDRQHLDGGLVGFLSYDAVYDVTLSEVGVDRPTPVAPDAEFLLTTRTLVFDDRTDSVELVFTPVVGPDDDPDAVYDELQTEAASVVERLSTAAPPETGGVTVDAETAGAQADYEEAVETTKQHVLDGDVYQGVISRTRTLSGDVDDLGLYESLREVNPSPYMYLLQHGDRSVIGASPETLVSVRGDRVVVNPVAGTCPRGTSPVDDRRLAGEMLADEKERAEHTMLVDLARNDVRRVSDPGSVRVEEFMNVLKYSHVQHIESTVVGTLAADADAFDATRATFPRGTLTGAPKVRAMEIVDDLETSPRGIYGGGVGYYSWSGDADLAIVIRTATVDHGGSTDELGVRAGAGVVADSDPTAEYEETEQKMRGVLDAVDRIADRDGGGGS; encoded by the coding sequence GTGGCCGACGCCGACGGACCGGTGGTCACCAGACTGGCGGCGCCGGTGCCGGCAGACGTGGAGCCGTTGACGGCGTACGCCGCCCTCTCGGAGCGGTCGGACCACTCGTTCCTGTTGGAGAGTGCACAGAAAGTGGCCAGCTCCGACCCGGACGGCGCCTTCGCCCCGAGCACGGACGACGCCGACCGACACGCCCGGTTCTCCTTCGTCGGCTACGACCCGGATGCGGTCGTCACCGTCCGGCCGGAGGAGACGACGGTCGACGCCCGCGGACCGGCCGCGGAGTACGTCGAGACGGCGACGGGAGACACGTTAGATCGGGTCCGGGCGGCGCTGCCGGACGTGACCCGCGTCGGGTTCCCGGACCACGACCGCCAACACCTGGACGGCGGGCTCGTCGGCTTCCTCTCGTACGACGCCGTCTACGACGTGACGCTGTCGGAGGTGGGTGTCGACCGACCGACGCCGGTCGCCCCGGACGCGGAGTTCCTGCTCACCACCCGGACGCTCGTGTTCGACGACCGGACGGACAGTGTCGAACTCGTGTTCACCCCGGTCGTCGGCCCGGACGACGACCCGGACGCCGTCTACGACGAGCTACAGACGGAGGCGGCGTCGGTGGTCGAGCGACTGTCGACGGCAGCGCCGCCCGAGACCGGCGGGGTGACGGTCGACGCGGAGACTGCCGGCGCGCAGGCGGACTACGAGGAAGCCGTCGAGACGACCAAACAGCACGTCCTCGACGGCGACGTGTACCAGGGGGTGATCTCCCGCACGCGGACGCTCTCGGGCGACGTGGACGACCTCGGACTGTACGAGTCGCTGCGGGAGGTGAACCCCTCGCCGTACATGTACCTCCTCCAACACGGCGACCGGTCGGTGATCGGCGCCTCGCCGGAGACGCTCGTGTCCGTTCGTGGAGACCGGGTCGTCGTCAACCCGGTCGCGGGCACCTGCCCCCGGGGGACCTCCCCGGTGGACGACCGGCGGCTGGCCGGGGAGATGTTGGCCGACGAGAAGGAACGGGCGGAGCACACGATGTTGGTGGACCTGGCCCGCAACGACGTGCGCCGGGTGAGCGACCCCGGCTCCGTCCGGGTGGAGGAGTTCATGAACGTCCTGAAGTACAGCCACGTCCAGCACATCGAGTCGACAGTCGTGGGCACCCTCGCGGCCGACGCCGACGCCTTCGACGCGACGCGGGCGACGTTCCCGCGTGGCACCCTCACGGGCGCGCCGAAGGTGCGGGCGATGGAAATCGTCGACGACCTAGAGACCTCCCCGCGGGGGATCTACGGCGGCGGCGTCGGCTACTACTCCTGGAGCGGGGACGCGGACCTGGCGATCGTGATCCGGACCGCGACCGTCGACCACGGTGGGTCGACGGACGAACTCGGCGTCCGGGCGGGCGCGGGAGTCGTCGCCGACTCCGACCCGACCGCGGAGTACGAGGAGACGGAACAGAAGATGCGCGGGGTGTTGGACGCGGTCGACCGGATCGCCGACCGCGACGGAGGTGGAGGGTCGTGA
- the trpD gene encoding anthranilate phosphoribosyltransferase yields the protein MSIQSLTERVTDGEDLSVDEAREASRLVFEEATEAQIGALLAALRAKGETEAEIAGFAQGMREAARTIQPDADRLVDTCGTGGDDFDTINVSTTSAFVAAGAGVTVAKHGNYSVSSPSGSADVLEAIGVDVEAEPADVEADIEDNGMGFMLAPVFHPAMKAVIGPRQELGMRTIFNVLGPLTNPAGADAQVLGVYSEALVPQIAESLTHMPTERALVVHGDGADEIALHGETTVAEVDGDEVTEYTLTPEDLGLERAPVSEIAGGSPEENAADLEGIVRGEVTGPKRDVILANAGAAVYVAGLADSPAEGVEVAADAIENGEAAAALEQMRS from the coding sequence ATGTCCATCCAGAGTCTCACAGAACGGGTGACGGACGGCGAGGACCTGAGCGTCGACGAGGCGCGGGAGGCGTCGCGGCTGGTCTTCGAGGAGGCGACGGAGGCACAGATCGGGGCGTTGCTGGCGGCGCTCCGGGCGAAAGGGGAGACGGAAGCGGAGATCGCCGGCTTCGCCCAGGGGATGCGGGAGGCGGCCCGGACGATCCAGCCGGACGCCGACCGACTCGTCGACACCTGCGGGACGGGCGGGGACGACTTCGACACGATCAACGTCTCGACCACGTCGGCGTTCGTCGCGGCCGGCGCGGGCGTCACCGTCGCCAAACACGGCAACTACAGCGTCTCCTCGCCGTCGGGGAGCGCGGACGTGTTGGAGGCGATCGGCGTGGACGTGGAGGCGGAACCGGCGGACGTGGAGGCGGACATCGAAGACAACGGGATGGGGTTCATGCTCGCGCCCGTCTTCCACCCGGCGATGAAGGCGGTGATCGGCCCGCGCCAGGAGTTGGGGATGCGGACGATCTTCAACGTGCTCGGGCCGCTGACGAACCCGGCGGGCGCGGACGCCCAGGTGTTGGGCGTGTACAGCGAGGCGCTGGTGCCCCAGATCGCGGAGTCGCTGACCCACATGCCGACCGAACGGGCGCTGGTCGTCCACGGCGACGGCGCAGACGAGATCGCGCTCCACGGGGAGACGACCGTTGCAGAGGTGGACGGGGACGAGGTGACGGAGTACACGCTGACGCCGGAGGATCTCGGCTTAGAACGGGCACCGGTGTCGGAGATCGCCGGCGGCTCGCCCGAGGAGAACGCGGCGGATCTGGAGGGGATCGTCCGCGGGGAGGTGACCGGCCCGAAACGGGACGTGATCCTCGCCAACGCCGGCGCGGCGGTGTACGTCGCCGGGCTGGCAGACTCCCCGGCCGAGGGAGTGGAGGTCGCAGCCGACGCCATCGAGAACGGCGAGGCGGCGGCGGCGCTGGAGCAGATGCGGTCGTGA
- a CDS encoding phosphoribosylanthranilate isomerase, with translation MTRVKICGVTNAIDLRAVVETGADAVGLITDVSADTPREIDRSTAADLAARTPPFLTSVAVTMSETPEDAVDTVRSVAPDVVQLHADFDAEQLGYVRAETETQVVPVVDADSPHRAREIDEAADAVLVDSTTESGAGGTGETHDWSATGELARELSSPVVLAGGLTPDNVADAVRVAEPFAVDVASGVERAGGAKDHTAVARFVRNAGRALDEPAVSEGELG, from the coding sequence ATGACCAGAGTGAAGATCTGCGGCGTGACGAACGCCATCGACCTGCGAGCGGTCGTGGAGACGGGTGCGGACGCGGTCGGCCTGATCACGGACGTGTCCGCGGACACGCCACGCGAGATCGACCGGTCGACGGCGGCGGATCTGGCGGCCCGAACGCCGCCGTTCCTGACGAGCGTCGCCGTCACGATGTCGGAGACGCCGGAAGACGCCGTCGACACCGTGCGGTCGGTCGCCCCGGACGTGGTCCAGCTCCACGCCGACTTCGACGCCGAGCAGTTGGGGTACGTCCGGGCGGAGACGGAGACGCAGGTGGTGCCGGTCGTCGACGCCGACAGCCCACACCGTGCCCGGGAGATCGACGAGGCGGCCGACGCCGTCTTGGTCGACTCCACGACGGAGTCGGGCGCGGGCGGCACCGGAGAGACACACGACTGGTCGGCGACCGGGGAGCTGGCCCGGGAGCTGTCCTCTCCGGTCGTGCTCGCGGGCGGGCTCACCCCGGACAACGTCGCCGACGCCGTCCGGGTTGCGGAGCCGTTCGCCGTCGACGTGGCGAGCGGCGTAGAGCGGGCCGGCGGCGCGAAAGACCACACCGCGGTCGCCAGGTTCGTCCGCAACGCCGGGCGCGCGTTGGACGAGCCGGCGGTCAGCGAGGGGGAACTGGGCTGA
- a CDS encoding trans-aconitate 2-methyltransferase: MKYDSDHFDSLYQSGDGDPWGFYESTYEQRKYDRTLNVAVDRTADTEVDAVLELGCGNGAFTARLVDAFPEADVHGVDISEEALAVARDRVDGATFEHAEMVEWAADRTESFDLVFASECLYYPAADLPVTEYVGFTRTLTEFVAPEGYLVSASIHRDGEGSVTKEDERVVRTIRATLERHADLVGREQYTDTKREDGDIREYDYEIWTFAHES, translated from the coding sequence GTGAAGTACGACTCCGATCACTTCGACAGCCTGTACCAGAGTGGTGACGGCGACCCGTGGGGGTTCTACGAGTCGACGTACGAGCAACGGAAGTACGACCGGACGCTGAACGTGGCCGTCGACAGGACCGCGGACACGGAGGTGGACGCCGTTCTCGAACTCGGCTGTGGGAACGGGGCCTTCACCGCCAGACTCGTCGACGCCTTCCCCGAGGCGGACGTCCACGGAGTCGACATCTCGGAGGAGGCGCTCGCCGTCGCCCGCGACCGGGTCGACGGAGCGACCTTCGAGCACGCCGAGATGGTCGAGTGGGCTGCCGACCGCACGGAGTCGTTCGATCTGGTGTTCGCCAGCGAGTGTCTCTACTACCCCGCCGCGGATCTCCCGGTAACGGAGTACGTCGGCTTCACCCGGACGCTGACGGAGTTCGTCGCTCCGGAGGGCTACCTCGTGTCGGCGTCGATCCACCGGGACGGCGAGGGCTCGGTCACCAAAGAGGACGAACGGGTCGTTCGGACGATTCGGGCGACGCTGGAGCGACACGCCGATCTCGTCGGGCGCGAGCAGTACACGGACACCAAACGGGAGGACGGAGACATCCGAGAGTACGACTACGAGATCTGGACGTTCGCGCACGAGAGCTGA
- a CDS encoding transcriptional regulator, which translates to MGKHDDDTDAPRDAVGEIGASAEERPEQRRVRFYRALRDAGYNDLTIIRREDVADEFNHRHFAIIDYLREESADSVRDLARELGLDKGDVSEDIQFLSRLEIVTCETDGRAKIPRLKKDHVFVEPLV; encoded by the coding sequence ATGGGTAAACACGACGACGACACAGACGCGCCGAGAGACGCTGTCGGCGAGATCGGGGCGTCCGCCGAGGAACGCCCCGAGCAGAGACGGGTCCGATTCTACCGTGCGCTGCGGGACGCCGGCTACAACGACCTCACGATCATTAGACGCGAGGACGTTGCAGACGAGTTCAACCACAGACACTTCGCAATCATCGACTATCTCCGGGAGGAGTCGGCCGACTCGGTCCGCGACCTCGCGCGCGAGCTCGGCCTCGACAAAGGGGATGTCTCCGAGGACATACAGTTCCTCTCTCGTCTCGAGATCGTCACGTGCGAGACGGACGGCCGAGCCAAGATCCCTCGCCTGAAGAAGGATCACGTCTTCGTCGAACCGCTCGTCTGA